Proteins co-encoded in one Solea senegalensis isolate Sse05_10M linkage group LG8, IFAPA_SoseM_1, whole genome shotgun sequence genomic window:
- the LOC122773161 gene encoding clathrin heavy chain 1-like isoform X4 — protein MAQILPIRFQEHLQLQNLGINPANIGFSTLTMESDKFICVREKVGEQAQVVIIDLADPNNPIRRPISADSAIMNPASKVIALKAAKTLQIFNIEMKSKMKAHTMTDDVTFWKWISLNTVALVTDNAVYHWSMEGDSQPIKVFDRHSSLAGCQIINYRTDAKQKWLLLIGISAQQNRVVGAMQLYSVDRKVSQPIEGHAAGFAQFKMEGNTEESTLFCFAVRGQAGGKLHIIEVGTPPTGNQPFPKKAVDVFFPPEAQNDFPVAMQISSKQDVVFLITKYGYIHLYDLETGTCIYMNRISGETIFVTAPHEPTAGIIGVNRKGQVLSVCVEEENIIPYITNVLQNPDLALRMAVRNNLAGAEELFARKFNTLFAAGNYSEAAKVAANAPKGILRTPDTIRRFQSVPAQPGQTSPLLQYFGILLDQGQLNKFESLELCRPVLQQGRKQLLEKWLKEDKLECSEELGDLVKSVDPTLALSVYLRANVPNKVIQCFAETGQFQKIVLYAKKVGYTPDWIFLLRNVMRISPEQGLQFSQMLVQDEEPLADITQIVDVFMEYNLIQQCTSFLLDALKNNRPMEGPLQTRLLEMNLVHAPQVADAILGNQMFTHYDRAHVAQLCEKAGLLQRALEHYTDLYDIKRAVVHTHLLNPEWLVNFFGSLSVEDSLECLRAMLSANIRQNLQICVQVASKYHEQLTTQSLTELFESFKSFEGLFYFLGSIVNFSQDPEVHFKYIQAACKTGQIKEVERICRESNCYDPERVKNFLKEAKLTDQLPLIIVCDRFDFVHDLVLYLYRNSLQKYIEIYVQKVNPSRLPVVIGGLLDVDCAEDVIKNLIMVVRGQFSTDELVAEVEKRNRLKLLLPWLEARIHEGCEEPATHNALAKIYIDSNNNPERFLRENPYYDSRVVGKYCEKRDPHLACVAYERGQCDQELIHVCNENSLFKSLSRYLVRRKNPELWASVLLETNNYRRPLIDQVVQTALSETQDPEEVSVTVKAFMTADLPNELIELLEKIVLDNSVFSEHRNLQNLLILTAIKADRTRVMEYINRLDNYDAPDIANIAISNELFEEAFAIFRKFDVNTSAVQVLIEHIGNLDRAYEFAERCNEPPVWSQLAKAQLQKGLVKEAIDSYIKADDPSAYMEVGQAAAQSGNWEDLVKFLQMARKKARESYVETELIFALAKTNRLAELEEFINGPNNAHIQQVGDRCYDEKMYEAAKLLYNNVSNFGRLASTLVHLGEYQAAVDGARKANSTRIWKEVCFACVDGKEFRLAQMCGLHIVVHADELEELINYYQDRGYFEELITMLEAALGLERAHMGMFTELAILYSKFKPQKMREHLELFWSRVNIPKVLRAAEQAHLWAELVFLYDKYEEYDNAIITMMNHASDAWKEGQFKDIVTKVANVELYYKAIHFYLEIKPLLLNDLLIVLSPRLDHTRAVNFFSKVKQLPLVKPYLRSVQNHNNKSVNEALNNLFIIEEDYAALRTSIDAYDNFDNISLAQGLEKHELIEFRRIAAYLFKGNNRWKQSVELCKKDKLYKDAMQYASESKDTELAEELLAWFLNEDKKECFAACLFTCYDLLRPDVVLETAWRHNIMDFSMPYFIQVMREYLSKVDKLEASESLRKQEEQATESQPIVYGTPQLMLTAGPNVPVPPQQAYGYGYTAAAPGYTQPPQPNFGYGM, from the exons ATGGCGCAAATCCTGCCAATCCGCTTCCAGGAGCACCTGCAG CTCCAGAACCTGGGAATCAACCCAGCCAACATTGGATTCAGTACTCTGACCATGGAGTCCGACAAGTTCATCTGTGTACGAGAGAAAGTGGGCGAGCAGGCCCAGGTTGTCATCATAGATTTGGCCGATCCCAACAATCCCATCCGCAGGCCCATCTCAGCAGACAGCGCCATCATGAACCCTGCCAGCAAAGTTATTGCCCTTAAAG CCGCAAAGACCCTGCAGATCTTCAACATTGAGATGAAGAGCAAGATGAAGGCTCACACAATGACTGATGACGTGACCTTTTGGAAATGGATCTCCCTGAACACTGTTGCCCTGGTCACAGACAACGCAGTCTACCACTGGAGTATGGAGGGTGACTCTCAGCCAATCAAAGTCTTTGACCGTCACTCTAGCCTGGCAGGCTGCCAGATTATTAACTATCGCACTGACGCCAAACAGAAGTGGCTGCTGCTCATTGGCATTTCAGCACAG CAAAATCGTGTTGTCGGAGCCATGCAACTGTACTCGGTGGACAGGAAGGTGTCTCAACCGATCGAGGGGCATGCTGCTGGGTTTGCACAGTTTAAGATGGAGGGCAACACTGAAGAGTCCACTCTGTTCTGCTTTGCTGTGCGAGgacaggcaggaggaaaa ctgcacATCATTGAAGTGGGGACCCCACCAACTGGGAACCAGCCATTTCCAAAGAAAGCTGTTGATGTATTCTTTCCTCCAGAAGCCCAGAATGACTTCCCTGTGGCCATGCAG ATCAGCTCAAAGCAAGATGTAGTATTCCTCATCACCAAATATGGCTACATCCACCTCTATGACCTGGAGACTGGAACTTGTATCTACATGAACAGGATCAGTGGGGAGACCATTTTTGTCACAGCCCCCCATGAGCCGACTGCTGGTATCATTGGAGTCAACAGGAAAGGACAG GTGTTGTCAGTGTGCGTGGAGGAGGAAAACATCATTCCCTACATTACTAACGTGCTCCAGAACCCAGACCTGGCTCTTCGCATGGCCGTTCGCAACAACCTCGCTGGTGCTGAGGAGCTGTTCGCCCGCAAGTTCAACACCCTCTTTGCAGCAGGAAATTACTCGGAGGCTGCCAAGGTGGCAGCTAATGCGCCCAAG GGTATCCTGCGGACTCCAGACACCATACGTCGTTTCCAGAGTGTTCCAGCTCAACCAGGCCAGACATCTCCTCTGCTCCAGTACTTTGGCATCTTGCTGGACCAAGGCCAGCTTAATAAGTTTGAGTCTTTGGAGCTGTGCAGGCCAGTCCTCCAGCAGGGCCGGAAGCAGCTACTAGAGAAGTGGCTGAAAGAGGACAAG CTTGAGTGCTCTGAGGAGCTTGGAGACTTGGTGAAGTCTGTTGATCCTACACTCGCTCTCAGTGTCTACCTCAGAGCCAACGTTCCCAATAAGGTTATTCAGTGCTTTGCAGAGACCGGTCAGTTCCAGAAGATTGTACTCTATGCCAAGAAG gtggGCTACACACCAGACTGGATCTTTCTGCTGAGGAATGTAATGCGGATCAGTCCAGAGCAGGGACTTCAATTCTCACAGATGTTGGTTCAGGATGAAGAGCCACTTGCTGACATTACACag ATAGTCGATGTGTTCATGGAGTACAACCTGATCCAGCAGTGCACATCCTTCCTACTAGATGCCCTGAAAAACAATAGACCCATGGAAGGACCACTGCAGACACGCCTGCTGGAAATGAATCTGGTCCATGCACCACAG GTTGCAGATGCCATCCTGGGCAATCAGATGTTCACCCACTATGATCGGGCACATGTGGCACAGCTGTGTGAGAAAGCTGGTCTCCTGCAGAGGGCGCTGGAGCACTACACTGACCTGTATGACATAAAGCGTGCAGTGGTGCATACACACCTGCTGAACCCAGAG TGGCTGGTGAATTTCTTTGGCTCCTTGTCAGTGGAGGATTCTCTGGAATGTCTGAGGGCTATGCTGTCTGCAAACATCCGCCAGAACCTTCAGATCTGTGTGCAAGTGGCGTCCAAGTACCATGAGCAGCTCACTACTCAGTCCCTCACTGAACTTTTTGAGTCTTTCAAGAGCTTTGAGG GTTTGTTCTACTTCTTGGGTTCCATCGTGAACTTCAGCCAGGATCCAGAGGTCCACTTTAAATACATCCAGGCCGCCTGCAAGACGGGCCAGATCAAAGAGGTGGAGAGAATCTGCAGAGAGAGTAACTGCTATGACCCTGAGCGCGTGAAGAACTTCCTCAAG gAAGCCAAGCTGACCGACCAACTACCTTTGATCATCGTGTGTGACCGCTTTGATTTTGTCCATGACCTGGTCCTTTACCTGTACCGCAACAGCCTGCAGAAATACATTGAGATCTACGTGCAGAAG GTGAACCCAAGCCGTCTGCCCGTCGTCATTGGTGGGCTCCTGGATGTAGACTGCGCTGAGGATGTGATTAAGAACCTGATCATGGTGGTGAGAGGACAGTTCTCCACTGATGAACTGGTTGCTGAGGTTGAGAAAAGGAACCG actgaagctgctgctgccttggtTGGAGGCTCGTATTCATGAAGGCTGTGAGGAGCCTGCTACCCACAATGCTCTGGCGAAGATCTATATcgacagcaacaacaacccCGAGCGCTTCCTGAGGGAAAACCCCTACTATGACAGCCGTGTGGTGGGGAAGTACTGTGAGAAGAGAGACCCCCACTTGGCCTGCGTGGCCTATGAAAGAGGACAGTGTGACCAGGAACTGATTCAT GTGTGCAATGAGAACTCACTTTTTAAGAGTCTATCCCGCTACCTTGTACGTCGTAAGAACCCTGAGTTGTGGGCGAGTGTGCTGCTGGAGACCAATAACTACAGAAGACCACTCATTGATCAG GTTGTTCAGACAGCTCTGTCAGAGACCCAGGATCCAGAGGAGGTGTCTGTCACAGTCAAGGCCTTCATGACCGCTGACCTTCCCAATGAGCTCATCGAGCTTCTAGAGAAGATTGTCCTGGATAACTCCGTCTTCAGTGAGCACAG aaaCCTGCAGAATTTGCTCATCCTGACAGCCATTAAAGCTGATCGGACACGTGTCATGGAGTACATCAACCGTCTGGACAACTATGATGCCCCAGACATTGCAAACATTGCCATTAGCAATGAGCTTTTTGAGGAGGCCTTTGCTATTTTTAGAAAATTTGATGTCAACACCTCTGCTGTTCAG gTTCTGATTGAGCACATTGGTAACTTGGACCGAGCTTATGAATTTGCTGAGCGCTGCAATGAGCCACCAGTGTGGAGTCAGCTGGCAAAGGCACAGCTTCAGAAGGGTCTTGTCAAAGAAGCCATTGACTCTTACATCAAGGCTGACGACCCCTCTGCTTATATGGAAGTGGGACAAGCTGCAGCCCAAAGTG GAAACTGGGAGGACCTGGTGAAGTTTCTGCAGATGGCCCGTAAGAAGGCTCGGGAGTCATATGTTGAAACAGAGCTGATCTTTGCCCTGGCTAAGACCAACCGCCTGGCTGAGCTCGAGGAGTTCATCAACGGACCCAATAATGCTCACATTCAGCAA GTGGGTGACCGGTGCTATGACGAGAAGATGTACGAGGCAGCCAAACTGCTTTACAACAATGTGTCCAACTTTGGCCGTCTGGCCTCTACTCTGGTCCACCTGGGAGAATATCAGGCAGCTGTTGATGGAGCCCGCAAGGCCAACAGCACCCGCATCTGgaaggag GTGTGTTTTGCGTGTGTAGATGGGAAGGAGTTCCGTCTTGCCCAAATGTGTGGCCTACATATTGTCGTCCATGCTGATGAACTGGAAGAACTCATCAACTACTACCAG GACCGTGGTTACTTTGAAGAGCTGATCACCATGCTGGAGGCTGCTCTCGGGCTGGAGCGTGCGCACATGGGTATGTTCACCGAACTGGCCATTCTCTACTCTAAGTTTAAGCCCCAGAAGATGAGGGAGCATCTGGAGCTTTTCTGGTCCCGTGTCAACATTCCAAAG gttctCAGGGCAGCAGAGCAGGCCCACCTGTGGGCAGAGCTGGTGTTCCTCTACGACAAGTACGAGGAGTATGACAATGCCATCATCACGATGATGAATCACGCATCTGATGCCTGGAAGGAGGGCCAGTTCAAAGACATTGTCACCAAG GTGGCCAACGTGGAGCTGTACTACAAAGCCATCCACTTTTATCTGGAAATTAAACCACTATTACTGAATGACCTGCTCATTGTCCTCTCTCCGAGACTGGACCACACGCGCGCTGTCAACTTCTTCAGCAAG GTGAAACAACTGCCTCTGGTGAAACCTTATCTCAGGTCTGTCCAGAATCACAACAACAAGTCGGTGAATGAGGCACTGAACAACCTCTTCATTATTGAGGAAGACTATGCG GCGCTGCGCACATCCATCGATGCGTATGACAACTTCGACAACATCTCTCTGGCTCAGGGCCTGGAGAAGCACGAGCTTATCGAGTTTAGGAGGATTGCGGCCTACCTGTTCAAGGGCAACAACCGCTGGAAACAGAGTGTTGAACTCTGCAAGAAGGACAAGCTCTATAAG GATGCTATGCAGTATGCATCAGAGTCCAAAGACACAGAGCTTGCAGAAGAGCTCCTGGCTTGGTTCCTGAACGAAGACAAGAAAGAGTGTTTCGCCGCCTGTTTATTCACCTGCTACGACCTGCTGCGGCCCGATGTGGTGCTGGAGACGGCCTGGCGACACAACATCATGGACTTCTCCATGCCATACTTCATCCAGGTCATGAGAGAATATCTGAGTAAG gTGGACAAACTTGAAGCCTCCGAGTCCCTGAGGAAACAGGAGGAGCAAGCCACAGAGTCTCAACCTATTGTTTACg GCACACCGCAGCTCATGCTCACAGCAGGGCCCAATGTGCCTGTGCCCCCCCAGCAGGCCTATGGTTACGgctacacagcagcagcaccgggCTACACCCAACCGCCACAGCCCAACTTTGGTTACGGCATGTGA
- the LOC122773161 gene encoding clathrin heavy chain 1-like isoform X3, which yields MAQILPIRFQEHLQLQNLGINPANIGFSTLTMESDKFICVREKVGEQAQVVIIDLADPNNPIRRPISADSAIMNPASKVIALKDAAKTLQIFNIEMKSKMKAHTMTDDVTFWKWISLNTVALVTDNAVYHWSMEGDSQPIKVFDRHSSLAGCQIINYRTDAKQKWLLLIGISAQQNRVVGAMQLYSVDRKVSQPIEGHAAGFAQFKMEGNTEESTLFCFAVRGQAGGKLHIIEVGTPPTGNQPFPKKAVDVFFPPEAQNDFPVAMQISSKQDVVFLITKYGYIHLYDLETGTCIYMNRISGETIFVTAPHEPTAGIIGVNRKGQVLSVCVEEENIIPYITNVLQNPDLALRMAVRNNLAGAEELFARKFNTLFAAGNYSEAAKVAANAPKGILRTPDTIRRFQSVPAQPGQTSPLLQYFGILLDQGQLNKFESLELCRPVLQQGRKQLLEKWLKEDKLECSEELGDLVKSVDPTLALSVYLRANVPNKVIQCFAETGQFQKIVLYAKKVGYTPDWIFLLRNVMRISPEQGLQFSQMLVQDEEPLADITQIVDVFMEYNLIQQCTSFLLDALKNNRPMEGPLQTRLLEMNLVHAPQVADAILGNQMFTHYDRAHVAQLCEKAGLLQRALEHYTDLYDIKRAVVHTHLLNPEWLVNFFGSLSVEDSLECLRAMLSANIRQNLQICVQVASKYHEQLTTQSLTELFESFKSFEGLFYFLGSIVNFSQDPEVHFKYIQAACKTGQIKEVERICRESNCYDPERVKNFLKEAKLTDQLPLIIVCDRFDFVHDLVLYLYRNSLQKYIEIYVQKVNPSRLPVVIGGLLDVDCAEDVIKNLIMVVRGQFSTDELVAEVEKRNRLKLLLPWLEARIHEGCEEPATHNALAKIYIDSNNNPERFLRENPYYDSRVVGKYCEKRDPHLACVAYERGQCDQELIHVCNENSLFKSLSRYLVRRKNPELWASVLLETNNYRRPLIDQVVQTALSETQDPEEVSVTVKAFMTADLPNELIELLEKIVLDNSVFSEHRNLQNLLILTAIKADRTRVMEYINRLDNYDAPDIANIAISNELFEEAFAIFRKFDVNTSAVQVLIEHIGNLDRAYEFAERCNEPPVWSQLAKAQLQKGLVKEAIDSYIKADDPSAYMEVGQAAAQSGNWEDLVKFLQMARKKARESYVETELIFALAKTNRLAELEEFINGPNNAHIQQVGDRCYDEKMYEAAKLLYNNVSNFGRLASTLVHLGEYQAAVDGARKANSTRIWKEVCFACVDGKEFRLAQMCGLHIVVHADELEELINYYQDRGYFEELITMLEAALGLERAHMGMFTELAILYSKFKPQKMREHLELFWSRVNIPKVLRAAEQAHLWAELVFLYDKYEEYDNAIITMMNHASDAWKEGQFKDIVTKVANVELYYKAIHFYLEIKPLLLNDLLIVLSPRLDHTRAVNFFSKVKQLPLVKPYLRSVQNHNNKSVNEALNNLFIIEEDYAALRTSIDAYDNFDNISLAQGLEKHELIEFRRIAAYLFKGNNRWKQSVELCKKDKLYKDAMQYASESKDTELAEELLAWFLNEDKKECFAACLFTCYDLLRPDVVLETAWRHNIMDFSMPYFIQVMREYLSKVDKLEASESLRKQEEQATESQPIVYGTPQLMLTAGPNVPVPPQQAYGYGYTAAAPGYTQPPQPNFGYGM from the exons ATGGCGCAAATCCTGCCAATCCGCTTCCAGGAGCACCTGCAG CTCCAGAACCTGGGAATCAACCCAGCCAACATTGGATTCAGTACTCTGACCATGGAGTCCGACAAGTTCATCTGTGTACGAGAGAAAGTGGGCGAGCAGGCCCAGGTTGTCATCATAGATTTGGCCGATCCCAACAATCCCATCCGCAGGCCCATCTCAGCAGACAGCGCCATCATGAACCCTGCCAGCAAAGTTATTGCCCTTAAAG ACG CCGCAAAGACCCTGCAGATCTTCAACATTGAGATGAAGAGCAAGATGAAGGCTCACACAATGACTGATGACGTGACCTTTTGGAAATGGATCTCCCTGAACACTGTTGCCCTGGTCACAGACAACGCAGTCTACCACTGGAGTATGGAGGGTGACTCTCAGCCAATCAAAGTCTTTGACCGTCACTCTAGCCTGGCAGGCTGCCAGATTATTAACTATCGCACTGACGCCAAACAGAAGTGGCTGCTGCTCATTGGCATTTCAGCACAG CAAAATCGTGTTGTCGGAGCCATGCAACTGTACTCGGTGGACAGGAAGGTGTCTCAACCGATCGAGGGGCATGCTGCTGGGTTTGCACAGTTTAAGATGGAGGGCAACACTGAAGAGTCCACTCTGTTCTGCTTTGCTGTGCGAGgacaggcaggaggaaaa ctgcacATCATTGAAGTGGGGACCCCACCAACTGGGAACCAGCCATTTCCAAAGAAAGCTGTTGATGTATTCTTTCCTCCAGAAGCCCAGAATGACTTCCCTGTGGCCATGCAG ATCAGCTCAAAGCAAGATGTAGTATTCCTCATCACCAAATATGGCTACATCCACCTCTATGACCTGGAGACTGGAACTTGTATCTACATGAACAGGATCAGTGGGGAGACCATTTTTGTCACAGCCCCCCATGAGCCGACTGCTGGTATCATTGGAGTCAACAGGAAAGGACAG GTGTTGTCAGTGTGCGTGGAGGAGGAAAACATCATTCCCTACATTACTAACGTGCTCCAGAACCCAGACCTGGCTCTTCGCATGGCCGTTCGCAACAACCTCGCTGGTGCTGAGGAGCTGTTCGCCCGCAAGTTCAACACCCTCTTTGCAGCAGGAAATTACTCGGAGGCTGCCAAGGTGGCAGCTAATGCGCCCAAG GGTATCCTGCGGACTCCAGACACCATACGTCGTTTCCAGAGTGTTCCAGCTCAACCAGGCCAGACATCTCCTCTGCTCCAGTACTTTGGCATCTTGCTGGACCAAGGCCAGCTTAATAAGTTTGAGTCTTTGGAGCTGTGCAGGCCAGTCCTCCAGCAGGGCCGGAAGCAGCTACTAGAGAAGTGGCTGAAAGAGGACAAG CTTGAGTGCTCTGAGGAGCTTGGAGACTTGGTGAAGTCTGTTGATCCTACACTCGCTCTCAGTGTCTACCTCAGAGCCAACGTTCCCAATAAGGTTATTCAGTGCTTTGCAGAGACCGGTCAGTTCCAGAAGATTGTACTCTATGCCAAGAAG gtggGCTACACACCAGACTGGATCTTTCTGCTGAGGAATGTAATGCGGATCAGTCCAGAGCAGGGACTTCAATTCTCACAGATGTTGGTTCAGGATGAAGAGCCACTTGCTGACATTACACag ATAGTCGATGTGTTCATGGAGTACAACCTGATCCAGCAGTGCACATCCTTCCTACTAGATGCCCTGAAAAACAATAGACCCATGGAAGGACCACTGCAGACACGCCTGCTGGAAATGAATCTGGTCCATGCACCACAG GTTGCAGATGCCATCCTGGGCAATCAGATGTTCACCCACTATGATCGGGCACATGTGGCACAGCTGTGTGAGAAAGCTGGTCTCCTGCAGAGGGCGCTGGAGCACTACACTGACCTGTATGACATAAAGCGTGCAGTGGTGCATACACACCTGCTGAACCCAGAG TGGCTGGTGAATTTCTTTGGCTCCTTGTCAGTGGAGGATTCTCTGGAATGTCTGAGGGCTATGCTGTCTGCAAACATCCGCCAGAACCTTCAGATCTGTGTGCAAGTGGCGTCCAAGTACCATGAGCAGCTCACTACTCAGTCCCTCACTGAACTTTTTGAGTCTTTCAAGAGCTTTGAGG GTTTGTTCTACTTCTTGGGTTCCATCGTGAACTTCAGCCAGGATCCAGAGGTCCACTTTAAATACATCCAGGCCGCCTGCAAGACGGGCCAGATCAAAGAGGTGGAGAGAATCTGCAGAGAGAGTAACTGCTATGACCCTGAGCGCGTGAAGAACTTCCTCAAG gAAGCCAAGCTGACCGACCAACTACCTTTGATCATCGTGTGTGACCGCTTTGATTTTGTCCATGACCTGGTCCTTTACCTGTACCGCAACAGCCTGCAGAAATACATTGAGATCTACGTGCAGAAG GTGAACCCAAGCCGTCTGCCCGTCGTCATTGGTGGGCTCCTGGATGTAGACTGCGCTGAGGATGTGATTAAGAACCTGATCATGGTGGTGAGAGGACAGTTCTCCACTGATGAACTGGTTGCTGAGGTTGAGAAAAGGAACCG actgaagctgctgctgccttggtTGGAGGCTCGTATTCATGAAGGCTGTGAGGAGCCTGCTACCCACAATGCTCTGGCGAAGATCTATATcgacagcaacaacaacccCGAGCGCTTCCTGAGGGAAAACCCCTACTATGACAGCCGTGTGGTGGGGAAGTACTGTGAGAAGAGAGACCCCCACTTGGCCTGCGTGGCCTATGAAAGAGGACAGTGTGACCAGGAACTGATTCAT GTGTGCAATGAGAACTCACTTTTTAAGAGTCTATCCCGCTACCTTGTACGTCGTAAGAACCCTGAGTTGTGGGCGAGTGTGCTGCTGGAGACCAATAACTACAGAAGACCACTCATTGATCAG GTTGTTCAGACAGCTCTGTCAGAGACCCAGGATCCAGAGGAGGTGTCTGTCACAGTCAAGGCCTTCATGACCGCTGACCTTCCCAATGAGCTCATCGAGCTTCTAGAGAAGATTGTCCTGGATAACTCCGTCTTCAGTGAGCACAG aaaCCTGCAGAATTTGCTCATCCTGACAGCCATTAAAGCTGATCGGACACGTGTCATGGAGTACATCAACCGTCTGGACAACTATGATGCCCCAGACATTGCAAACATTGCCATTAGCAATGAGCTTTTTGAGGAGGCCTTTGCTATTTTTAGAAAATTTGATGTCAACACCTCTGCTGTTCAG gTTCTGATTGAGCACATTGGTAACTTGGACCGAGCTTATGAATTTGCTGAGCGCTGCAATGAGCCACCAGTGTGGAGTCAGCTGGCAAAGGCACAGCTTCAGAAGGGTCTTGTCAAAGAAGCCATTGACTCTTACATCAAGGCTGACGACCCCTCTGCTTATATGGAAGTGGGACAAGCTGCAGCCCAAAGTG GAAACTGGGAGGACCTGGTGAAGTTTCTGCAGATGGCCCGTAAGAAGGCTCGGGAGTCATATGTTGAAACAGAGCTGATCTTTGCCCTGGCTAAGACCAACCGCCTGGCTGAGCTCGAGGAGTTCATCAACGGACCCAATAATGCTCACATTCAGCAA GTGGGTGACCGGTGCTATGACGAGAAGATGTACGAGGCAGCCAAACTGCTTTACAACAATGTGTCCAACTTTGGCCGTCTGGCCTCTACTCTGGTCCACCTGGGAGAATATCAGGCAGCTGTTGATGGAGCCCGCAAGGCCAACAGCACCCGCATCTGgaaggag GTGTGTTTTGCGTGTGTAGATGGGAAGGAGTTCCGTCTTGCCCAAATGTGTGGCCTACATATTGTCGTCCATGCTGATGAACTGGAAGAACTCATCAACTACTACCAG GACCGTGGTTACTTTGAAGAGCTGATCACCATGCTGGAGGCTGCTCTCGGGCTGGAGCGTGCGCACATGGGTATGTTCACCGAACTGGCCATTCTCTACTCTAAGTTTAAGCCCCAGAAGATGAGGGAGCATCTGGAGCTTTTCTGGTCCCGTGTCAACATTCCAAAG gttctCAGGGCAGCAGAGCAGGCCCACCTGTGGGCAGAGCTGGTGTTCCTCTACGACAAGTACGAGGAGTATGACAATGCCATCATCACGATGATGAATCACGCATCTGATGCCTGGAAGGAGGGCCAGTTCAAAGACATTGTCACCAAG GTGGCCAACGTGGAGCTGTACTACAAAGCCATCCACTTTTATCTGGAAATTAAACCACTATTACTGAATGACCTGCTCATTGTCCTCTCTCCGAGACTGGACCACACGCGCGCTGTCAACTTCTTCAGCAAG GTGAAACAACTGCCTCTGGTGAAACCTTATCTCAGGTCTGTCCAGAATCACAACAACAAGTCGGTGAATGAGGCACTGAACAACCTCTTCATTATTGAGGAAGACTATGCG GCGCTGCGCACATCCATCGATGCGTATGACAACTTCGACAACATCTCTCTGGCTCAGGGCCTGGAGAAGCACGAGCTTATCGAGTTTAGGAGGATTGCGGCCTACCTGTTCAAGGGCAACAACCGCTGGAAACAGAGTGTTGAACTCTGCAAGAAGGACAAGCTCTATAAG GATGCTATGCAGTATGCATCAGAGTCCAAAGACACAGAGCTTGCAGAAGAGCTCCTGGCTTGGTTCCTGAACGAAGACAAGAAAGAGTGTTTCGCCGCCTGTTTATTCACCTGCTACGACCTGCTGCGGCCCGATGTGGTGCTGGAGACGGCCTGGCGACACAACATCATGGACTTCTCCATGCCATACTTCATCCAGGTCATGAGAGAATATCTGAGTAAG gTGGACAAACTTGAAGCCTCCGAGTCCCTGAGGAAACAGGAGGAGCAAGCCACAGAGTCTCAACCTATTGTTTACg GCACACCGCAGCTCATGCTCACAGCAGGGCCCAATGTGCCTGTGCCCCCCCAGCAGGCCTATGGTTACGgctacacagcagcagcaccgggCTACACCCAACCGCCACAGCCCAACTTTGGTTACGGCATGTGA